One part of the Sphingopyxis sp. TUF1 genome encodes these proteins:
- a CDS encoding type II secretion system protein N: MSARRRWLVAAALLALVLLVATFPMRLALGLSGASDAGVSARAVRGSVWSAELIDARLGALPLGTVRASLSPLALLTGETELAFERSDDRLGALAGRLHGSNPRGMSDVSGTSAMAGGLGMIPIDTIRFEGATVRFDDAGKCVSASGRVQLMVAAPIAGLDLSRGLSGPLRCANGRAEAALASQSGMERLTLGFDGKGAWRARLAINVDRDPTMAAALAALGFRAGPGGFVLATSGRF, translated from the coding sequence ATGAGCGCGCGGCGGCGCTGGCTCGTTGCGGCGGCGCTGCTCGCGCTGGTCCTGCTCGTCGCAACCTTTCCGATGCGGCTTGCGCTCGGCCTCTCGGGGGCGAGCGATGCCGGCGTTTCGGCGCGCGCGGTGCGCGGATCGGTGTGGTCGGCCGAGCTGATCGACGCGCGGCTCGGCGCGCTGCCGCTCGGCACGGTGCGCGCCAGCCTGTCGCCGCTGGCGCTGCTCACCGGCGAAACCGAACTCGCGTTCGAACGCAGCGACGACCGGCTCGGCGCGCTCGCGGGGCGGCTGCACGGCAGCAATCCGCGCGGCATGTCCGACGTCAGCGGGACGAGCGCGATGGCGGGCGGCCTCGGCATGATCCCGATCGACACGATCCGCTTCGAAGGTGCGACGGTGCGGTTCGACGATGCGGGCAAATGTGTCAGCGCGAGCGGCCGGGTTCAGCTGATGGTCGCCGCGCCGATTGCGGGACTCGACCTGTCGCGCGGCTTGTCCGGCCCGCTCCGCTGTGCAAACGGGCGCGCCGAGGCGGCGCTCGCCAGCCAGTCGGGGATGGAACGGCTGACGCTTGGCTTCGACGGAAAGGGCGCATGGCGTGCACGGCTGGCGATCAACGTCGACCGCGATCCCACGATGGCGGCGGCGCTCGCGGCGCTCGGCTTCCGCGCGGGGCCGGGCGGGTTCGTGCTGGCGACCTCGGGCCGCTTTTGA
- a CDS encoding prepilin peptidase produces MTILDALPFGAGILLAGLIGLLLGSFIATLVLRWPAGRSLLGRSQCDDCGRALGVRDLVPILSALLSRGRCRTCGSEIDRFHGRIELASALIGAGALALLPGTAGWLWALFGWLLLPLALLDARHFWLPDRLTLLLAVTGVLLAGPMLGTSLVDRWVGALVGGGALALLAWLYARARRRDGMGGGDPKLVAATGAWLGWQVLPLMLLLASLGGIVWALVAQGKGDRPLGERPVPFGLFLCAAAFAAVPLWPLIAR; encoded by the coding sequence GTGACGATCCTCGATGCCTTGCCCTTTGGCGCGGGCATCCTGTTGGCCGGGCTGATCGGGCTGTTGCTGGGAAGCTTTATCGCGACGCTGGTGCTGCGCTGGCCCGCCGGGCGCTCGCTGCTCGGGCGCTCGCAGTGCGACGATTGCGGACGGGCGCTCGGCGTGCGCGATCTGGTGCCGATCCTTTCCGCGTTGCTGTCGCGCGGGCGGTGCCGAACCTGCGGCTCGGAGATTGATCGATTTCATGGCCGGATCGAGCTGGCATCAGCGCTGATCGGTGCGGGAGCGCTGGCGCTGCTTCCGGGAACGGCGGGCTGGCTCTGGGCGCTGTTCGGCTGGCTGCTGCTGCCGCTTGCGCTGCTCGACGCACGGCATTTCTGGCTGCCCGACCGGCTGACCTTGCTGCTGGCGGTGACGGGGGTGTTGCTGGCGGGGCCGATGCTCGGCACGTCGCTCGTCGATCGCTGGGTCGGGGCGCTGGTTGGCGGCGGCGCGCTGGCGCTCCTCGCGTGGCTCTATGCCCGTGCGCGCCGACGGGACGGCATGGGCGGCGGCGATCCCAAGCTTGTCGCGGCGACCGGTGCGTGGCTCGGCTGGCAGGTCTTGCCGCTGATGCTGTTGCTTGCCAGCCTTGGCGGGATCGTCTGGGCGCTTGTCGCCCAAGGAAAAGGGGACCGGCCGCTCGGCGAGCGGCCGGTCCCCTTCGGTCTGTTCTTGTGCGCCGCGGCCTTTGCCGCGGTGCCGCTGTGGCCGCTTATTGCCCGATGA
- the pal gene encoding peptidoglycan-associated lipoprotein Pal: protein MTIRKSTAMIAAITMLAVGACAKKAPDTLPPAPEGTGTDTGTDTGTGVVPGSQEDFVANVAADRIFFDFDQYNVDAQDQATLQSQAQWLQRNPAVRVTLEGHADERGTRDYNIALGERRANAAKNYLASLGIDPSRINVISYGKERPAAVGSTEEAWAQNRRAVTVVIGQ from the coding sequence ATGACGATACGCAAAAGCACCGCAATGATTGCGGCGATCACCATGCTTGCTGTTGGCGCCTGCGCGAAAAAGGCCCCGGACACGCTGCCCCCCGCCCCCGAAGGCACGGGAACCGATACGGGGACCGACACCGGCACCGGCGTCGTGCCGGGTTCGCAGGAAGATTTTGTCGCGAACGTCGCGGCCGACCGCATCTTTTTCGATTTTGACCAATATAATGTCGATGCGCAGGATCAGGCGACGCTGCAAAGCCAGGCGCAGTGGCTGCAGCGCAACCCGGCCGTGCGCGTCACGCTGGAGGGTCACGCCGACGAACGCGGCACGCGCGACTATAATATCGCACTCGGCGAGCGCCGCGCGAATGCCGCGAAAAACTATCTCGCCTCGCTCGGCATCGATCCGTCGCGGATCAACGTCATCAGCTACGGCAAGGAACGCCCCGCGGCGGTCGGATCGACCGAGGAAGCCTGGGCGCAGAACCGCCGCGCGGTGACCGTCGTCATCGGGCAATAA
- the tolB gene encoding Tol-Pal system beta propeller repeat protein TolB → MFLRPISLSLALLLTTAPVLAQQTAPTPPAMTQTEPRETIEGTLSQERTVVGIPPFATASAQTVAGLRTDALGRQLAEIIAADLERSGLFEPIGPNGVRAITRAEVQAPQFAEWQARGAENVVHGFVDAGSNGSLIVGCYLYDTALGSELVRKGFEIQPADWRRAAHKCADAIYSRLSGEAPFFDSRVAYIAESGPKGNRIKRLAIMDSDGGNHRFITNGQALAISPRFSPDYKKIVYVSYLNNRVRVFIYDVASGSQKLVTESGNATFAPRWSPDGTQILYSMAVGGNTDIYRISANGGTPVRLTTAPGIDVGGSFSPDGRKIVFESDRSGSQQLYVMNIDGSNQQRISFGGGRYATPEWSPRGDLIAFTRMGGGEFRIGVMTPSGGGVRMLTNSWQDEAPTWSPNGRVIQFFRTTPGREGKSSLWQVDLTGVNLRRLPTPQDGSDPSWGPVLP, encoded by the coding sequence ATGTTCCTCCGTCCGATCAGCCTATCGCTCGCCCTGCTGCTCACCACCGCGCCGGTGCTGGCGCAACAGACCGCGCCGACGCCGCCCGCGATGACGCAAACCGAACCGCGCGAGACGATCGAGGGCACGCTGTCGCAGGAACGCACCGTCGTCGGCATTCCGCCGTTTGCCACCGCGTCGGCGCAGACGGTCGCGGGACTGCGCACCGACGCCCTCGGTCGCCAGCTCGCCGAAATCATCGCCGCCGACCTTGAACGCAGCGGCCTGTTTGAACCCATCGGCCCCAACGGCGTCCGCGCGATCACCCGCGCCGAGGTGCAGGCACCGCAATTTGCCGAGTGGCAGGCGCGCGGCGCCGAAAATGTCGTCCACGGCTTCGTCGATGCCGGGTCGAACGGCAGCCTGATTGTCGGCTGTTATCTCTATGACACGGCGCTTGGCAGCGAGCTGGTGCGCAAAGGGTTCGAAATCCAGCCCGCCGACTGGCGCCGCGCCGCGCATAAATGCGCCGACGCCATCTATTCGCGCCTGTCGGGCGAGGCGCCCTTCTTCGACAGCCGCGTCGCCTATATCGCCGAGAGCGGGCCCAAGGGGAACCGCATCAAGCGGCTGGCGATCATGGACAGCGATGGGGGTAACCACCGCTTCATCACCAATGGGCAGGCGCTGGCGATCAGTCCGCGTTTCTCGCCCGATTACAAGAAGATCGTCTACGTCTCCTATCTCAACAACCGCGTTCGCGTGTTCATCTATGATGTCGCCAGCGGATCGCAGAAGCTGGTGACCGAAAGCGGCAACGCGACCTTTGCGCCGCGCTGGTCGCCCGACGGGACGCAGATCCTCTATTCGATGGCGGTCGGCGGCAACACCGACATCTATCGCATTTCGGCGAACGGCGGCACCCCGGTGCGGCTGACCACCGCGCCGGGGATCGACGTCGGCGGCAGCTTCTCACCCGACGGGCGCAAGATCGTGTTCGAAAGCGACCGGTCAGGCAGCCAGCAGCTTTATGTGATGAACATTGACGGGTCGAACCAGCAGCGGATCAGCTTTGGCGGCGGACGTTACGCCACCCCCGAATGGTCGCCGCGCGGCGATCTGATCGCCTTCACCCGTATGGGCGGCGGCGAGTTCCGCATCGGCGTGATGACGCCGTCGGGCGGCGGGGTGCGGATGCTGACGAACAGCTGGCAGGATGAGGCGCCGACCTGGTCGCCGAACGGCCGGGTGATCCAGTTCTTCCGCACCACGCCGGGCCGCGAAGGCAAATCAAGCCTGTGGCAGGTCGACCTGACCGGCGTCAATCTGCGCCGTCTGCCGACCCCGCAAGACGGGTCGGACCCGAGCTGGGGCCCGGTGCTGCCTTGA
- the tolR gene encoding protein TolR: protein MAMTGPLDGGVGARRGRGHRRAPMAEINVTPLVDVMLVLLIIFMITAPLLASAVPIDLPESRAKPIDTEEQEPVQLSINADDTLYIGEEVVPEAELPARLDAIARANEGEDRPRQIMLRADKGLDYGRVMRVMGELNRAGLTRIALVTTGSDSPAEAAPTTEAAVTDGSESGQ from the coding sequence ATGGCGATGACCGGACCTTTGGACGGCGGCGTCGGTGCCCGGCGCGGGCGCGGCCATCGCCGCGCGCCGATGGCGGAGATCAACGTCACGCCGCTCGTCGACGTGATGCTCGTGCTGCTGATCATCTTCATGATCACCGCGCCGCTTCTGGCCTCCGCCGTCCCCATCGACTTGCCCGAAAGCCGCGCCAAGCCGATCGATACCGAGGAGCAGGAACCGGTGCAGCTGTCGATCAATGCCGACGACACGCTCTATATCGGCGAAGAGGTCGTGCCCGAGGCCGAGCTTCCCGCGCGGCTCGACGCGATCGCGCGTGCAAACGAGGGCGAGGATCGGCCGCGCCAGATCATGCTGCGCGCCGACAAGGGGCTCGATTACGGCCGCGTGATGCGCGTGATGGGCGAACTTAACCGTGCGGGGCTCACCCGCATCGCACTGGTGACGACGGGATCGGATAGCCCTGCCGAGGCGGCGCCGACCACCGAAGCCGCGGTCACCGACGGTTCAGAATCGGGGCAATAG
- the tolQ gene encoding protein TolQ → MLDNISLAADAATLSPVALFLQADIIVKAVMIGLLAASIYVWAVIFTHGRGVGKLMRASDQFERDFWRADNIDRFFDKNGAEELPSAKVLSAGISEWRRSTKGKTVDRDGTRERLGIAMNSAIAGEVDRLAEKIGTLATIGAVAPFVGLFGTVWGIMRSFTAIAASNNSSLAVVAPGIAEALFATAIGLFAAIPAVIAYNAFSQRLNRLESRLGRFADGLHATFSRELEVEA, encoded by the coding sequence TTGCTAGACAATATCTCGCTGGCCGCCGATGCGGCGACCCTTTCCCCCGTCGCGCTGTTCCTTCAGGCGGATATCATCGTCAAGGCGGTGATGATCGGCCTGCTCGCCGCCTCCATCTATGTCTGGGCGGTGATCTTCACTCACGGCCGCGGCGTCGGCAAGCTGATGCGCGCGTCGGACCAGTTCGAGCGCGATTTCTGGCGCGCCGACAATATCGACCGCTTTTTCGATAAAAATGGCGCCGAGGAACTGCCGAGCGCCAAAGTGCTGAGCGCCGGGATCAGCGAATGGCGGCGGTCGACCAAGGGCAAGACCGTCGACCGCGACGGCACGCGCGAGCGGCTGGGCATCGCGATGAATTCGGCAATCGCGGGCGAGGTCGACCGGCTGGCCGAAAAGATCGGCACGCTCGCGACGATTGGCGCGGTCGCGCCTTTCGTCGGCCTGTTCGGTACGGTCTGGGGCATCATGCGCAGCTTCACCGCGATTGCTGCGAGCAACAACAGCAGCCTGGCGGTGGTCGCACCCGGCATCGCCGAGGCGCTGTTCGCGACCGCGATCGGCCTGTTCGCGGCGATCCCCGCGGTGATCGCCTATAACGCCTTTTCGCAGCGCCTGAACCGCCTCGAATCGCGGCTCGGCCGCTTTGCCGACGGGCTGCATGCGACCTTCAGCCGCGAACTGGAGGTCGAGGCCTGA
- a CDS encoding YbgC/FadM family acyl-CoA thioesterase, producing MVNVLPPFVPGAFVGTEHQFRARVYFEDTDLSGIVYHANYLRYMERARSDMLRVAGIDQRAAMEGGEGAWAVTDLAIKYRSPAKLDDDLLVVSTVEAVRGASVVIAQRILRTNDTLSGETLTDGQVTAAFLSPTGRPRRQPADWVQRFTAIMNGETNPC from the coding sequence ATGGTAAATGTCCTGCCCCCCTTCGTCCCCGGCGCCTTCGTCGGGACCGAACATCAGTTCCGGGCGCGCGTCTATTTTGAGGACACCGACCTGTCGGGCATCGTCTATCACGCCAATTACCTGCGCTATATGGAGCGCGCGCGGTCGGACATGCTGCGCGTCGCGGGGATCGACCAGCGCGCGGCGATGGAGGGTGGCGAAGGCGCGTGGGCGGTCACCGACCTCGCGATCAAATATCGCAGCCCTGCGAAACTCGACGACGATCTGCTCGTCGTCAGTACCGTCGAAGCTGTGCGGGGCGCGAGCGTAGTGATCGCGCAGCGCATCCTTCGCACAAATGACACGTTAAGCGGCGAGACATTGACCGACGGGCAGGTCACGGCCGCCTTCCTGTCGCCGACGGGTCGGCCGCGGCGCCAGCCCGCCGACTGGGTGCAGCGCTTCACCGCGATCATGAATGGAGAGACGAACCCTTGCTAG
- the ruvB gene encoding Holliday junction branch migration DNA helicase RuvB, translating to MTDLTTPVRTPEDADAALRPKSLAEFVGQAAARENLRIFIEAAKARGDALDHVLFFGPPGLGKTTLAQIVARELGVGFRSTSGPVIAKAGDLAALLTNLEDGDVLFIDEIHRLSPAVEEILYPAMEDRALDIMIGEGPSARSVRIDLPKFTLVGATTRQGLLTTPLRDRFGIPVRLNFYTHAELEQVIGRAARLLGLGIAPDGALEIARRSRGTPRIAGRLLRRVRDFATVAGHDIVDARAADAALSRLEVDALGLDAMDRRYLTMIADIYRGGPVGVETLAAGLSEPRDTIEDVIEPYLLQIGLIARTARGRTLNASAWKHLGLNPPAGAQDGLFDNGK from the coding sequence GTGACCGACCTCACCACTCCCGTACGCACCCCCGAGGATGCCGACGCCGCGCTGCGCCCCAAATCGCTCGCCGAATTTGTCGGGCAGGCCGCGGCGCGCGAGAATCTGCGTATCTTTATCGAGGCGGCGAAGGCGCGCGGCGATGCGCTCGACCATGTGCTGTTCTTTGGCCCGCCGGGGCTGGGCAAGACGACGCTGGCGCAGATCGTCGCGCGCGAGCTCGGCGTCGGTTTCCGTTCGACCAGCGGACCGGTGATCGCGAAGGCGGGCGACCTTGCCGCGCTGCTCACCAATCTGGAGGACGGCGATGTCCTGTTCATTGATGAGATCCACCGCCTGTCGCCCGCGGTCGAGGAAATCCTCTATCCCGCGATGGAGGACCGCGCGCTCGACATCATGATCGGCGAAGGACCGTCGGCGCGCAGCGTGCGCATCGACCTGCCCAAATTCACCCTCGTCGGCGCGACGACGCGGCAGGGCCTGCTGACAACGCCGCTGCGTGATCGCTTCGGCATCCCGGTGCGCCTCAATTTCTATACCCACGCCGAACTCGAGCAGGTGATCGGCCGCGCGGCGCGGTTGCTCGGCCTTGGCATCGCACCCGACGGTGCGCTTGAAATCGCGCGGCGGTCGCGCGGGACGCCGCGAATCGCGGGGCGGCTGCTCCGCCGCGTGCGCGACTTTGCGACGGTTGCCGGGCACGACATCGTCGATGCGCGCGCGGCCGACGCGGCGCTCAGCCGTCTCGAGGTCGATGCGCTCGGCCTCGACGCGATGGACCGGCGCTACCTCACGATGATCGCGGACATTTACCGCGGCGGTCCGGTCGGGGTGGAAACGCTCGCGGCGGGGCTTTCGGAGCCGCGCGATACGATCGAGGATGTGATCGAGCCCTATTTGCTGCAAATCGGCCTGATCGCGCGTACGGCGCGCGGCCGGACGCTCAACGCGAGTGCGTGGAAGCATCTGGGGCTCAATCCGCCCGCGGGGGCGCAGGATGGGTTGTTCGATAACGGCAAATGA
- a CDS encoding GFA family protein, translating into MTDRLRHASCRCGQVRIACTGEPIRVSVCHCRECKARSGSAFAVQVRFPAEQVRTEGEAKSWQYTGDSGHTADFFFCPTCGSGVWYRARPHHDAYAIPLGNFEPGHGFAPAYSVWEDRKEPWVSITGDGIDHYD; encoded by the coding sequence GTGACCGACCGCCTCCGCCACGCGTCCTGCCGCTGCGGCCAGGTCCGCATCGCCTGCACCGGCGAGCCGATCCGCGTGTCGGTGTGCCATTGCCGCGAGTGCAAGGCGCGGAGCGGCAGCGCCTTTGCCGTGCAGGTCCGTTTCCCCGCCGAACAGGTGCGCACCGAGGGTGAGGCGAAGTCGTGGCAATATACCGGCGACAGTGGCCACACCGCCGACTTCTTCTTCTGCCCCACCTGCGGTTCGGGCGTCTGGTACCGCGCGCGGCCCCATCACGACGCCTATGCGATCCCGCTCGGCAATTTCGAACCCGGCCACGGCTTCGCGCCCGCCTATTCGGTGTGGGAAGATCGCAAGGAACCATGGGTTTCGATCACCGGCGACGGGATCGACCATTATGACTGA
- the ruvA gene encoding Holliday junction branch migration protein RuvA has translation MIAKLTGRLDSSGAGHAVIDVGGVGYLVEASARTLDALGATGGEVTIHTEMLVGEDFLRLLGFARAEERDWFRLLTSVQGVGAKVALAILSALEVADLQRALASGDSAMIARANGVGPKLAQRITHELRDKAGALGGISGGGPALSVATGPVGDAIAALTGLGFKPGEASAAVMAASEELGAGANLDALVRMALKRVAK, from the coding sequence ATGATCGCGAAACTCACCGGACGGCTCGACAGCAGCGGCGCAGGCCATGCGGTGATCGACGTCGGCGGCGTCGGCTATCTGGTCGAGGCATCGGCGCGCACATTGGACGCCTTAGGCGCGACCGGCGGTGAAGTCACCATCCACACCGAAATGCTTGTCGGCGAGGATTTCCTGCGCCTGCTCGGCTTCGCGCGCGCCGAGGAGCGCGACTGGTTCCGTCTGCTCACCAGCGTGCAGGGGGTCGGGGCCAAGGTCGCGCTCGCGATCCTCTCGGCGCTCGAAGTCGCCGATCTGCAACGCGCGCTCGCGAGCGGCGACAGCGCGATGATCGCGCGCGCTAACGGCGTCGGGCCGAAATTGGCGCAGCGGATCACGCACGAACTTAGGGACAAGGCGGGCGCACTCGGCGGCATTTCGGGCGGCGGCCCAGCGCTGTCGGTTGCAACCGGCCCGGTCGGCGACGCGATTGCCGCGCTCACTGGCCTCGGCTTCAAGCCGGGCGAGGCGAGCGCCGCCGTCATGGCAGCGAGCGAGGAATTGGGCGCGGGCGCCAACCTTGATGCGCTAGTGCGCATGGCACTCAAGAGAGTGGCGAAATGA
- the ruvC gene encoding crossover junction endodeoxyribonuclease RuvC → MIILGLDPSLSCTGWGVIRVEGSRISHIANGQIKTDAKVPLPDRLAHLDTALATVIADHAPECAAVEEVFVNDNPQSTLKLAHARGVVLLGCARGGLTVTEYAPRLVKKAIVGTGGAAKEQVQAMLRVLLPGAKVAGPDAADALAVAICHANHRPR, encoded by the coding sequence ATGATCATCCTCGGCCTCGACCCCTCGCTCAGTTGCACCGGCTGGGGCGTCATCCGCGTCGAGGGCAGCCGGATCAGCCACATCGCCAACGGCCAGATCAAGACCGACGCCAAGGTGCCCCTCCCCGATCGCCTCGCACATCTCGACACCGCGCTCGCCACGGTGATCGCCGATCATGCGCCCGAATGCGCCGCGGTCGAGGAAGTGTTCGTCAACGACAACCCGCAATCGACCTTGAAGCTCGCGCACGCGCGCGGCGTGGTGCTGCTCGGCTGCGCGCGCGGCGGGTTGACGGTCACCGAATATGCCCCGCGCCTCGTCAAGAAAGCGATCGTCGGCACCGGCGGCGCGGCGAAGGAGCAGGTGCAGGCGATGCTGCGCGTGCTGCTGCCGGGGGCGAAGGTAGCGGGGCCGGATGCAGCGGATGCGCTGGCGGTCGCGATCTGCCACGCGAACCACCGGCCGCGCTGA
- a CDS encoding YebC/PmpR family DNA-binding transcriptional regulator encodes MAGHSKFKNIMHRKGAQDKKRSALFSKLSREITVAAKMGLPDPDANARLRAAVNAAKAQSMPKDNIQRAIDKAAGGDGDNYEEIRYEGYGPGGVSLIVEALTDNRNRTATNVRTAFSKNGGNLGTSGSVSHGFDRLGLISYPASAGDADTVFEAALDAGADDVESSDDGHDIWTSVDSLHEVAKALEAKLGEAEGVKLAWRPTLKSEIADENVAQTLFKLIDTLDDDDDVQTVWGNYEIPDAVMEKLG; translated from the coding sequence ATGGCCGGCCATAGCAAGTTCAAGAACATCATGCATCGCAAGGGCGCGCAGGACAAAAAGCGCAGCGCCCTTTTCTCGAAGCTCAGCCGCGAAATCACCGTTGCAGCGAAGATGGGCCTGCCCGATCCTGACGCGAATGCGCGTCTGCGCGCCGCGGTCAACGCGGCCAAGGCGCAGTCGATGCCCAAGGACAATATCCAGCGCGCGATCGACAAGGCCGCGGGCGGCGACGGCGATAATTATGAGGAAATCCGCTACGAAGGCTATGGCCCCGGCGGCGTCTCGCTGATCGTCGAGGCGCTCACCGACAACCGCAACCGTACTGCGACCAACGTGCGCACCGCGTTCAGCAAGAATGGCGGCAATCTCGGCACCTCGGGCAGCGTCAGCCATGGCTTCGACCGCCTCGGCCTCATCAGCTATCCGGCAAGCGCGGGCGATGCCGACACGGTGTTCGAAGCCGCGCTCGACGCCGGCGCCGACGATGTCGAATCGTCCGATGACGGCCACGACATCTGGACCAGCGTCGATAGCCTGCACGAAGTGGCGAAGGCATTGGAAGCCAAGCTCGGCGAAGCCGAAGGCGTCAAGCTTGCATGGCGCCCGACGCTCAAGAGCGAAATCGCGGACGAAAATGTCGCGCAGACGCTGTTCAAGCTGATCGACACGCTCGACGACGACGACGACGTCCAGACCGTGTGGGGCAATTATGAAATCCCCGACGCGGTGATGGAAAAGCTTGGCTAA
- a CDS encoding arsinothricin resistance N-acetyltransferase ArsN1 family B: MSVHIRPATSADAARCAEIYAPYVTETWISFELHPPDAAEMARRIEIFGASHGWLVTEVDGEIAGYAYGSPHRVREAYATSADVAIYLDAPFARAGVGRQLYAALFPLLKDRNIHAIFAGIALPNEASIGLHEAMGFTPIGIYREVGWKMGGWRDVGWWQRLL; this comes from the coding sequence GTGAGTGTCCACATCCGCCCAGCCACTTCGGCCGATGCCGCGCGATGTGCGGAAATTTACGCGCCCTATGTCACCGAGACTTGGATCAGTTTCGAGCTTCATCCGCCCGATGCGGCGGAAATGGCCCGCCGGATAGAAATTTTTGGCGCCAGCCATGGCTGGCTGGTCACAGAGGTCGACGGGGAAATTGCCGGCTATGCCTATGGCTCCCCGCACCGGGTGCGAGAAGCCTATGCAACGTCTGCGGATGTCGCGATCTACCTTGATGCGCCCTTTGCGCGCGCCGGGGTTGGGCGACAGCTGTATGCGGCACTGTTTCCGCTGCTGAAGGATCGCAACATCCACGCAATTTTTGCCGGGATTGCCTTGCCGAACGAAGCGAGCATCGGTTTGCACGAGGCAATGGGCTTCACGCCGATCGGTATCTACCGTGAGGTTGGCTGGAAAATGGGTGGTTGGCGCGATGTCGGATGGTGGCAGCGGTTGCTTTGA
- a CDS encoding YbjQ family protein: MFSTTTNTIEGHPVREYLGIVTGEVIVGANLFRDLFASITDIVGGRSGKYEDVLARARKEALGEMEAEAARLGGNAVVGVDIDYEVLGQNGSMLMVSASGTAVILG, from the coding sequence ATGTTCAGCACCACGACCAATACGATCGAAGGCCATCCGGTCCGCGAATATCTGGGCATCGTCACCGGCGAAGTGATCGTCGGCGCCAACCTGTTTCGCGACCTTTTCGCGTCGATCACCGACATCGTCGGCGGGCGGTCGGGCAAATATGAAGATGTCCTCGCCCGCGCGCGCAAGGAGGCGCTGGGCGAGATGGAAGCCGAGGCGGCCAGGCTCGGCGGCAATGCCGTCGTCGGCGTTGACATCGACTATGAAGTGCTCGGCCAGAACGGGTCGATGCTGATGGTCAGCGCGTCGGGAACGGCCGTGATCCTGGGGTGA
- a CDS encoding DUF2312 domain-containing protein, with translation MSEATVSDEQLRLFIERIERLEEEKKGIADDIRDTYNEAKSQGYDPKIMRQIVRLRKLPVHDRKEMEAILDVYKSALGID, from the coding sequence ATGAGCGAAGCCACCGTATCCGACGAACAACTGCGCCTTTTCATCGAGCGCATCGAGCGTCTGGAAGAAGAGAAAAAGGGCATCGCCGACGACATCCGCGACACCTATAACGAAGCCAAGTCGCAGGGTTACGACCCCAAGATCATGCGCCAGATCGTCCGTCTGCGCAAACTGCCGGTCCACGACCGCAAGGAAATGGAAGCCATCCTCGACGTCTATAAATCGGCGCTCGGTATCGACTGA